One Larimichthys crocea isolate SSNF unplaced genomic scaffold, L_crocea_2.0 scaffold123, whole genome shotgun sequence DNA window includes the following coding sequences:
- the LOC113744701 gene encoding uncharacterized protein LOC113744701, with protein MGNDLSKAVDKPEIMQTDSAKAKSKTKHLSVEDQRTNVKLDGQPVIDTQHARAGTHTYTSDQISQFKAMFSPHVPAGLIGRLKGWDFVFPFTSLMCEWTSGMWPYEGAFEREKLQMAEMNVNSSVGNPSWDFRYMNECMQVWLTVARERCGVRVRDKSCEIGPDDLRKMIDLTAKCVTASHMPVLEAKLQTRALEMAKIKQQHVDNLENCAKAMMYGWAKRQAKIPAPRDLLNILAEVGITLPEQQNNEKAISVFPQLSNTRPSCNAEIDEQPSTSQTKADDEFILIAAAVEEERVRKATEQRNRQRQAAEERARQAQAAENRARKQQEEMERQLREKERIRQEKRDKDERDRETADLEKLVKVRQRQEKEESRQSSESDSEGERARPREEEPNTDLSDEEVQAVKPKTKQAVSETHTRRRRGTMRGYLTRSSRVTETHRKITSETPISEESQASPINAPKIMIGSTAVCKPWTPSEIIDMTSRAPNPITSPDEYWIWLEQVCTVYSCLIPDVQQLVRFTYKTEWIMCKDEFVFPEAVEGGQWPPTKTLTDWLNVEAKNAITKCARKRADFSKVIHCVQEANMGYQCWNKAR; from the exons ATGGGTAATGATCTGTCCAAAGCAGTAGACAAACCTGAAATCATGCAAACTGACTCAGCGAAAGCtaagtcaaagacaaaacatctttctgtaGAAGATCAAAGAACTAACGTGAAGTTAGATGGTCAACCTGTCATTGATACGCAGCATGCcagagcaggcacacacacatacacatctgacCAGATATCACAATTCAAAGCAATGTTTTCGCCGCATGTGCCAGCTGGACTCATCGGTAGACTGAAAGGATGGGATTTCGTGTTTCCGTTCACTTCTCTTATGTGTGAATGGACGAGTGGCATGTGGCCGTATGAGGGAGCATTcgagagagagaagctgcaaaTGGCTGAGATGAATGTTAACTCTAGTGTTGGAAATCCATCCTGGGATTTCAGATACATGAATGAGTGTATGCAAGTGTGGTTGACTGTGGCCCGTGAAAGATGTGGTGTGAGAGTGCGTGACAAAAGCTGCGAGATTGGACCGGATGATTTAAGAAAGATGATTGATCTGACTGCTAAGTGTGTTACTGCCTCTCATATGCCTGTACTAGAAGCTAAGTTGCAAACTAGAGCTTTAGAAATGGCTAAGATAAAGCAGCAACATGTTGATAATTTGGAAAATTGTGCAAAAGCTATGATGTATGGCTGGGCAAAGCGCCAAGCCAAAATTCCCGCTCCTCGtgatttgttgaatattttagccGAGGTCGGAATAACACTGCcggaacaacaaaacaatgaaaaagcgATCTCCGTCTTTCCGCAACTTTCAAATACAAGGCCCTCTTGCAATGCTGAGATAGATGAACAACCAAGCACATCACAAACTAAAGCAGATGACGAGTTTATCCTAATAGCAGCtgcagtagaagaagaaagggtCAGAAAGGCCACTGAACAaaggaacagacagagacaggccgCTGAAGAGAGGGCAAGGCAGGCTCAGGCAGCCGAAAATAGGGCGAGAAAGCaacaggaagagatggagagacagctcagagaaaaagagagaatcaggcaagaaaagagagataaagatgagagggacagagagacggCAGACTTAGAAAAACTAGTCaaggtcagacagagacaggagaaggaagagagcaGACAGTCGAGTGAATCAGACTCGGAAGGAGAACGAGCCAggcccagagaggaggagcctaACACAGACCTTAGTGACGAGGAGGTCCaggctgtgaaaccaaaaacaaagcaggctgtttctgaaacacacacgAGACGAAGGAGAGGCACAATGAGAGGATATCTGACTAGGAGTAGCAGAGTTACAGAAACccacagaaaaataacatcagagaCCCCTATCTCAGAAGAATCACAAGCTTCTCCAATAAATGCTCCTAAAATAATGATTGGCagcacagcagtctgtaaaCCATGGACTCCTTCTGAAATCATAGATATGACAAGCAGAGCTCCCAATCCAATTACAAGCCCAGATGAATATTGGATTTGGCTAGAACAAGTATGTACGGTTTATAGCTGTCTGATACCTGATGTTCAACAATTGGTCCGATTTACATACAAAACCGAATGGATCATGTGTaaagatgagtttgttttccctgaAGCTGTTGAGGGTGGCCAGTGGCCCCCAACCAAAACCTTGACTGATTGGTTAAATGTGGAAGcaaaaaatgcaataaccaaATGTGCACGAAAGCGTGCTGACTTTTCAAAGGTAATTCACTGCGTTCAAGAAGCAA ACATGGGATATCAATGCTGGAATAAAGCGAGATGA
- the tmem68 gene encoding DGAT1/2-independent enzyme synthesizing storage lipids, with the protein MEKIPNEGPALIVYYHGAIPIDYYYFLASVIIQKGRTCHSVADHFLFKIPGFKLLLEVFSVIHGPQEECVRALRNGHLLGISPGGVREALFSDETYPLLWGKRKGFAQVAIDSQVPVIPMFTQNVREGFRSLGTLRFFRWVYERFRLPAAPVYGGFPVKFRTFLGDPIPYDPNISAAELAEKVQQAVQSLIDQHQRIPGNILRALLERFHTKHKDQ; encoded by the exons ATGGAGAAGATACCTAATGAAGGACCAGCATTGATTGTGTACTATCATGGAGCTATTCCCATCGACTACTATTACTTTCTGGCCAGTGTTATCATCCAGAAGGGACGGACCTGCCACTCAGTAGCTGACCACTTCCTCTTTAAGATCCCAG GTTTTAAGTTACTGTTGGAGGTGTTCAGTGTGATCCACGGTCCTCAGGAGGAGTGTGTGCGGGCTCTGAGGAATGGTCACCTGCTGGGGATTTCTCCAGGAGGAGTGCGGGAGGCTCTGTTCAGTGATGAGACCTACCCTCTTCTCTGGGGCAAACGCAAAGGCTTTGCCCAGGTTGCCATCGATTCTCAAGTG cCAGTAATTCCAATGTTTACTCAAAATGTGCGAGAAGGCTTCAGATCTCTGGGAACACTAA ggtttTTCCGCTGGGTCTATGAGAGGTTCCGTCTCCCTGCAGCTCCTGTTTATGGAGGATTTCCTGTGAAGTTCCGAACCTTCCTTGGTGATCCCATCCCGTATGACCCCAACATAAGTGCTGCAGAGCTGGCAGAAAAG GTGCAGCAGGCAGTCCAGTCTCTGATAGACCAGCACCAGCGGATCCCAGGGAACATCTTGAGAGCCCTGTTGGAGAGATttcacaccaaacacaaagacCAGTAA